The genomic interval CGCCGTGATCGGCGTCTTCAGCATCCACGTTCCGGTCGGCGTCCAGGTCGGCCCGCGGGTCTTCCCGATCTTCGTCGCCGTGGTGCTGCTCGGCTCGGCCGTCGCCGTGCTCATCGGCCTCTTCCACGGAGAGCGCGCTGAGGTCGAAGATGGGGAGGACATCGATCCGAACGCCACGACCGACTGGCTGACCCTCGCCAAGATCGTCGGTGCCCTGGTGGCACACCTGCTGCTGATCGACGTGATCGGCTGGGCGCCGGCAGCCGCACTGCTGTTCGGCGTCGTCGCCTGGGCGCTCGGTGCGAAACGCTGGTGGCTCGGGTTCGTGATCGGACTCGTCGTCGGACTGATCGTGCAGATCGTCTTCGGCGAGCTGCTGTCGCTGTCGCTGCCGCTCGGCCCCGCGCTCGGCTGGTTGGGAGGGATCCTCTGATGGATGCCTGGACTCTGCTCATGGAGGGCTTCGCGACCGCACTGCAGCCGCAGTACCTCGTCTTCGCCTTCATCGGCGTGCTGATCGGCACCGCCGTCGGCGTGCTGCCTGGCATCGGCCCCGCGATGACCGTCGCACTGCTGCTGCCGCTGACCTACACGCTCGACCCCACCGCGGCGCTGATCACCTTCGCCGGC from Microbacterium sp. H1-D42 carries:
- a CDS encoding tripartite tricarboxylate transporter TctB family protein; translated protein: MTAPLTGANGRAESTRPAPRVPIGELVFALFMLALGVFAVIGVFSIHVPVGVQVGPRVFPIFVAVVLLGSAVAVLIGLFHGERAEVEDGEDIDPNATTDWLTLAKIVGALVAHLLLIDVIGWAPAAALLFGVVAWALGAKRWWLGFVIGLVVGLIVQIVFGELLSLSLPLGPALGWLGGIL